A portion of the Simkania negevensis Z genome contains these proteins:
- a CDS encoding sodium:solute symporter family protein, which produces MILFDVLTFVGVIGCLLFFGLFKNRSVQSESSYLFAERKCNVWQLTCTLVMTEMNTSTLFSFAGLGYLAGIRALSLPLVFFIGLIFYALTVAKKWKNLDAYSVVELFRKRYGETLAKLSSLALITAMIGFTATYVKSLSLLFHPLFPNFSPWVISLILIGITLMMTLRGGLVAIIRTDILSFLLMCLIIPTILFVSYRAAPKTSLVFPEAAQILPTRFVVSLIFLTMFTYILAPWYGQKIFSARSPKVARTSVGLAAILVFLFYGAGVIATAYLKGAGISLNSPDEGIPLIVQSLLPTGMKGLAFTTLFAICATTLSGVWSAMSAMVIADFWKCRPEGNYKRGLMLTLAFALISYLLGNTLVDRILAKLILANIPVAALAFALLAGFYSKKVSPFGAFLSIIVGLGWGIGCYLHFGEAGLYTWYWAIYGLPLTFLSGIIGSYLKPLPTFQRNTR; this is translated from the coding sequence ATGATTCTCTTCGATGTCTTGACATTCGTAGGGGTCATCGGCTGTTTACTTTTCTTCGGTTTGTTTAAAAACCGCTCTGTTCAATCCGAATCAAGCTATCTTTTTGCCGAGAGAAAGTGCAATGTGTGGCAACTCACTTGCACCCTTGTTATGACCGAGATGAACACTTCTACCCTCTTCTCATTTGCAGGGCTCGGTTATTTAGCTGGCATCCGCGCCCTCTCACTTCCTCTAGTCTTTTTCATTGGCCTCATTTTCTATGCGCTCACCGTCGCCAAAAAATGGAAAAACCTCGATGCTTACTCAGTTGTTGAACTTTTTCGCAAACGTTACGGAGAAACGCTCGCAAAGCTCTCATCACTCGCGCTCATCACTGCCATGATCGGCTTCACCGCCACTTACGTCAAATCTCTTTCTCTCTTGTTTCATCCTCTTTTTCCCAATTTTTCTCCCTGGGTAATCAGTTTGATCCTAATCGGGATCACTCTCATGATGACCCTACGTGGAGGTCTTGTTGCCATTATTCGGACCGATATTTTAAGCTTTTTGCTGATGTGCCTTATCATCCCCACAATCTTATTTGTCAGCTATCGTGCCGCACCAAAGACCTCTCTTGTTTTTCCTGAAGCTGCACAAATTCTCCCGACACGCTTTGTCGTTTCGCTCATTTTCCTCACGATGTTCACCTATATCTTGGCCCCCTGGTATGGGCAAAAGATTTTCTCCGCTCGTTCACCAAAAGTTGCTCGCACCTCAGTAGGTCTTGCAGCGATTCTTGTCTTTCTCTTTTATGGAGCAGGGGTCATTGCAACAGCTTATCTCAAAGGGGCAGGAATCTCATTAAACTCACCTGATGAAGGGATTCCCCTCATTGTACAATCACTTCTCCCAACAGGGATGAAAGGGCTTGCCTTCACAACCCTTTTTGCCATCTGTGCAACCACCTTATCAGGTGTTTGGAGTGCTATGAGCGCCATGGTGATTGCAGATTTTTGGAAATGTCGACCTGAAGGAAATTACAAACGAGGACTTATGCTCACATTAGCTTTTGCGTTGATCTCTTACCTTTTAGGAAACACACTTGTCGACCGGATTTTGGCCAAACTGATCTTAGCCAACATTCCCGTTGCAGCCCTTGCCTTCGCACTCCTTGCAGGATTCTATTCGAAAAAAGTCTCTCCTTTTGGAGCATTTTTAAGCATCATTGTCGGGTTAGGGTGGGGTATTGGCT
- the glmS gene encoding glutamine--fructose-6-phosphate transaminase (isomerizing), with protein MCGIYGYIRPKELKDGIDPVDVCLEGLSLLEYRGYDSAGIAGIIDGKIKSCKRAGKVHSLKTAVEQEKLRLDTAIAHTRWATHGIPNQENAHPHFDQKETLAVVHNGIIENHSSIREKLEAKGVVFQSDTDSEVIAQLVSYLYKGNLRIAVQAALKQLHGSLAIAIIHVDHPNQIVAASRESPLVIGIDREKGEAYLSSDANSLVGKSLEVIYLKNDEIAILDHSHVEVFNGAGKKVAKKMEKIGIESSQVTKNGFEHFMLKEIFEQPQTIQQAMYGRTQEEFGTAVFEELNLDPKELQSIDRVLILGCGTSWHAGCIAASLLENIARIPTEVEIASEFRYTNPIISEGTLVIAISQSGETADTVAAVREAKAKGAKVIGICNVNHSTIARESDSCIFLNAGIEVSVCSTKAFTSQLTVLALFTLFMARIRHLDKEEGQNFLKELRHLPTKVTQVLSQADVIERFAEKYASFEQFFFLGRRYMFPTSLEAALKLKEISYLNACGYPAGEMKHGPLALVSPKLAVIGMCGNMQTIDKILSNLMEVKARGGQILAFAPKGIKELEKITSDILYLPKVSDFLASIPYSVAGQLFAYCIAKRRGTEIDQPRNLAKSVTVE; from the coding sequence ATGTGTGGAATTTACGGATATATACGACCGAAAGAACTAAAAGATGGTATCGACCCTGTTGATGTGTGCCTAGAAGGGCTCTCGTTACTCGAATATCGGGGCTACGATTCAGCTGGGATCGCGGGGATTATCGATGGCAAAATCAAGAGCTGCAAACGGGCTGGCAAAGTCCACTCTCTTAAAACGGCAGTCGAACAGGAAAAGCTCCGCCTTGATACGGCCATTGCCCATACCCGTTGGGCAACCCATGGAATTCCCAACCAAGAAAATGCTCATCCCCACTTCGATCAAAAAGAAACCCTTGCAGTCGTCCACAATGGAATCATTGAAAATCACTCATCTATCAGGGAAAAGCTAGAGGCTAAAGGAGTGGTGTTCCAATCAGACACCGATTCTGAAGTGATTGCCCAGCTGGTCTCTTACTTGTACAAAGGAAATTTACGCATTGCGGTCCAAGCCGCACTTAAACAGCTTCATGGTTCTCTCGCCATCGCGATCATCCATGTCGACCATCCGAATCAAATTGTGGCCGCCTCAAGAGAAAGCCCACTCGTCATAGGCATCGACCGAGAAAAGGGAGAGGCCTATCTTTCCTCTGATGCTAATTCTCTTGTTGGAAAATCGCTTGAGGTCATCTATTTAAAAAATGATGAGATAGCGATTCTCGATCATAGTCATGTTGAAGTCTTCAATGGAGCTGGGAAAAAAGTGGCTAAAAAAATGGAAAAAATTGGAATTGAGTCAAGCCAAGTCACAAAAAACGGCTTTGAGCATTTCATGCTTAAAGAAATTTTTGAGCAACCTCAAACCATCCAACAAGCCATGTACGGCCGAACACAAGAAGAGTTTGGAACAGCCGTCTTTGAAGAGCTCAATTTAGACCCGAAAGAACTCCAGTCGATTGACCGTGTCCTTATTTTAGGATGCGGTACCTCATGGCACGCCGGTTGTATTGCAGCATCTCTCTTAGAAAATATAGCCCGAATTCCAACAGAAGTAGAGATCGCCTCCGAATTCCGCTACACCAACCCGATCATTTCTGAAGGAACACTTGTCATCGCTATTAGCCAATCAGGTGAAACCGCTGACACCGTAGCAGCTGTTCGCGAAGCTAAAGCTAAAGGAGCAAAAGTCATTGGGATTTGCAATGTCAACCACTCGACCATTGCCCGAGAATCAGATAGTTGTATCTTTCTTAACGCAGGAATAGAAGTGAGCGTTTGCTCAACCAAAGCATTCACTAGTCAACTCACAGTTCTCGCCCTTTTCACCTTGTTTATGGCACGGATCCGTCACCTTGATAAAGAAGAGGGTCAAAACTTCTTGAAGGAACTGCGCCATTTACCAACAAAGGTCACGCAAGTCTTATCACAGGCCGATGTGATCGAACGGTTCGCAGAAAAATATGCCTCCTTTGAGCAGTTTTTCTTCCTTGGACGTCGTTACATGTTTCCCACAAGTTTAGAAGCCGCGCTGAAATTAAAAGAAATCAGCTACCTCAATGCCTGTGGCTACCCTGCTGGAGAGATGAAACATGGTCCACTTGCATTAGTCAGTCCAAAACTGGCTGTGATTGGCATGTGTGGTAACATGCAGACAATAGACAAGATCCTGAGCAACTTAATGGAAGTGAAAGCACGTGGCGGACAAATTTTGGCATTTGCTCCTAAAGGGATCAAAGAACTTGAAAAGATCACTTCAGATATCTTGTATTTGCCAAAAGTCAGTGACTTCCTAGCTTCGATCCCCTACTCCGTTGCAGGGCAATTGTTTGCTTACTGCATTGCAAAGCGGCGGGGAACAGAAATTGACCAACCCAGAAACTTAGCAAAGTCGGTAACTGTGGAATGA
- a CDS encoding class I SAM-dependent methyltransferase, which translates to MSHDTSWKQVGKWYDQIVSDEGHYYHQEVIFPKLQTWLKLQKDDAILDMGCGQGVLARQLKKGIVYYGLDLAPSLIGQAQKRSKEHQFFVRDVTKPLDLDRTNFSYALFILSLQNMKDPGQAIAQATTHLKKGGKLILVLNHPCFRIPRQSHWEIDPEKKLQSRKVDRYMSPMEIPITMHPGEKKEEVRTYSYHFPLSDLCHFLTEAGLVITRLDEWCSNKESTGKWAKMENRARKEFPLFLALEATKS; encoded by the coding sequence ATGAGTCACGATACTTCATGGAAACAAGTCGGAAAATGGTATGACCAAATTGTCTCAGATGAGGGACATTACTACCATCAAGAGGTCATCTTCCCAAAACTGCAAACCTGGTTAAAATTGCAGAAAGATGATGCTATCCTCGACATGGGGTGTGGTCAAGGAGTTCTCGCCCGCCAGCTGAAAAAGGGGATCGTCTATTATGGCCTCGATCTTGCCCCTTCACTGATAGGGCAAGCTCAGAAACGTTCCAAAGAACATCAATTTTTCGTAAGGGACGTCACAAAGCCGCTCGATCTTGATCGAACTAACTTTTCCTATGCACTTTTCATCTTATCGCTCCAAAATATGAAAGACCCGGGTCAGGCAATCGCTCAAGCCACAACCCATCTTAAAAAGGGTGGCAAGCTCATTTTAGTGCTGAACCACCCCTGTTTTCGGATTCCTCGGCAGTCCCATTGGGAAATCGACCCTGAAAAAAAGTTGCAGTCTCGTAAAGTGGATCGTTACATGAGTCCCATGGAAATTCCCATCACAATGCATCCTGGTGAAAAAAAAGAGGAGGTCAGAACCTACTCTTACCACTTTCCCCTATCTGATCTTTGCCATTTTTTAACTGAAGCCGGACTAGTGATTACCCGTTTGGATGAGTGGTGCTCCAACAAAGAGAGCACAGGTAAATGGGCGAAGATGGAAAACAGAGCTCGGAAAGAATTTCCCCTTTTTCTTGCGCTTGAGGCGACGAAGTCGTAA
- a CDS encoding magnesium transporter, which produces MDTNYNKPLRDFITPVRTTVHVEQTIEEALGFLREKHIDEEIIYIYVVDEERKLVGVVPTRKLLLSEPDTLISNVMDTTLVTLGSEQTLQEAMEFLESHRLLALPVVDENKHLLGVIHVGHYLDEKVDVANARRRNDIFQMIGMVVEEGKRASVWSGYRSRMPWIFCNMFGGFACAVISRVFEIVLAKVLLLAMFIPLVLTLSESISMQSMTQSMQLLKRPTHHIRYLFQSLLREWQTVSILAVSSGIIVGAVSLFWGDGIMPALTITFGIMVSVVITASIGSTIPLILHARKWDPRVAAGPVVLMFADVLTTLIYLSLGTWWLL; this is translated from the coding sequence ATGGATACAAACTATAACAAACCTCTTCGCGATTTCATCACACCCGTTCGGACGACTGTGCATGTCGAGCAGACAATTGAAGAAGCTCTAGGCTTCTTGCGGGAAAAACACATTGATGAAGAGATCATTTACATCTATGTTGTGGATGAAGAGAGAAAACTTGTTGGGGTTGTTCCTACTCGTAAGCTTCTTCTTTCCGAACCAGATACTCTCATTTCAAATGTCATGGATACGACACTTGTGACTTTGGGCAGCGAGCAGACTTTGCAAGAAGCTATGGAGTTTTTAGAGTCGCACCGTCTTCTTGCCCTCCCTGTAGTTGATGAGAACAAACACCTTCTTGGAGTGATTCATGTCGGGCATTACCTTGATGAAAAAGTTGATGTGGCTAATGCTCGCCGTCGCAATGATATCTTTCAAATGATTGGTATGGTTGTAGAAGAAGGGAAGCGTGCTAGTGTCTGGAGTGGCTACCGGAGTCGTATGCCGTGGATTTTTTGTAACATGTTTGGAGGGTTTGCTTGCGCCGTCATTTCACGCGTTTTTGAAATTGTCCTTGCGAAAGTCCTCTTGCTTGCCATGTTCATTCCCCTCGTTCTCACTCTTTCAGAGTCGATTTCGATGCAGTCAATGACTCAAAGCATGCAGTTACTGAAACGACCTACGCACCATATCCGTTACCTTTTTCAATCACTCCTGCGAGAATGGCAAACTGTTTCGATCCTAGCAGTTTCATCAGGGATCATTGTAGGGGCAGTCTCTCTCTTTTGGGGAGATGGTATCATGCCTGCGCTTACGATCACCTTTGGGATCATGGTTTCCGTTGTGATCACTGCGAGTATTGGTTCAACGATTCCTCTTATCCTGCATGCTCGTAAATGGGACCCTCGCGTTGCTGCCGGCCCAGTTGTTCTCATGTTTGCCGATGTTCTCACCACACTCATCTATCTCTCTCTTGGCACCTGGTGGCTTTTATAA